The Halorussus rarus genome includes the window CGGCTACAACGCATATCCGTGTGTGCGTGGTACCGGGGTGCATGAGCACAATCGCGCAACTCGGCGTCCCGGCCGAGGCGTTCGCGCTCCGGGAGACTCTGCCCCGGGTCTCGGACGTGGCGGTCGAGGCCGAGCGCGTCGTCGCCCACGACGACGGCCGCGTGATGCCGTTCGTCTGGGCGTCGGGCGACGACCTCGGGGAGTTCGAGGACGCGCTCGCCGACGACCCCTCGGTCGAGAACGAGCAGCGGCTCACCGAGCTGGCCGACGGCCGGTTCTACCGGATGGAGTGGGTCGAGTCGGTCGAGGTCCTGCTCCACTCGATGACCGAGCACGGCGCCGCGGTGCTGAAGGCCCGCGGGAAGGGCGACAGGTGGCACCTCCGCATCCTGTTTCCCGACCGCGAGGCCGTCTCCCAGACGGAGGACTTCTCGCGGGACCGCGAGCTCGGCATCGACGTCGAGCAGATACACGAGCTCGACCGGCGCGACACGCAGGGGCAGTTCGGGCTGACGACCCAGCAGTACGAGGCGGTCACGACCGCGCTGGAGACCGGCTACTACAACGTGCCCCGGGGGACGTCGGCCCGCGACCTGGCCGACGACCTCGACATCTCCCACCAGGCGCTGTCCGAGCGGCTCCGGCGGGGCCACGGCAACCTCGTCGCGAACGCGCTGACCGTCCGGATGGAGCCCGGCGAGGGCGAGGACGAGCCCGAGCGGGTCGTCGAGTAGCCAGTCCGTCTCGCAAGATAGTTGCCCGTCGGCCCCCGACCCGGAGGTATGACCGACTACTTCGAGGTCCACGAGCGCGACGGACCGGCGCGGATCGCCGAGTTGCGCCTCGCAGACTCGGTGACGACGCCGGCCGTCGCCGACGGCCTGCTGGCCGACGCCGGCAGCCTCTGGACCGCCGACCGCGAGCTCCCGGAGGGGAGCGACGACGTGCTCACCATCCTGCCCCACCGCGGCTTCCCGAGCGGGACCGACGAGGAGGTGATGGAGTCGTTCGCGGTCGAGTACCCCGACGTCGACTACCCGAGCGCCGCCGTCGTCGCGCCCGAGACCGCCGACGACTACGGCGCCGACGCCTACGTCCTCTCGGGCGCGCAGGGGTTCGTCGGCCACGGCGCGGGCTTCAGGGACGCTATCATCGAGACCCGCGAGGCGATTCCGGGCGACAGCGCGCTCTACCTGCCGGGCGTCGCCACCCCCGCGAACGTCGCCACGCTGGTCTACGCCGGCGTCGACCTCGTCGACACCGACCGCGCGGTGGTTGCGGGGACGCAGGGCAAGTACCTGACGAGCGAGGGGACCCACTACCTGGAGGACCTCTCGGAACTGCCGTGCGCCTGTCCGGCGTGTCGGCAGCCCGTCTCGGAGTTCACCCGCGAGGACTGCGCCGACCACAACGTCAACGCGCTCCGCGCGGAGCTCGGCATCGTCCGCGAGCGCGTCCGGAGCGGTCGGCTGCGGGACTACATCGAGGGCCAGGCCCGCCACGACCAGTGGCTCACCGCCGCGTTCCGGGAGTTCGACCAGCAGTGGTCGTACCTCGAGCAGCGCACGCCCGTGCTCCGGGACGCCGAGCTCTCGGCCGCGACCGAGGACACCATCCGCCGGGTCGAGATCCAGCGGTTCGCCGAGCGCGTGACCACCCGGTACCGCAGCCGGTTCGACAACCCGCTGGTGCTGGTGCCCTGCTCGGCCACCAAGCCGTACAGCGAGTCCCAGAGCCACGGCCAGTTCCACGACGCCGTCCAGTTCCGGGGGCACACCGTCTCGATGACCTCGCCCATCGGCGTGGTGCCCCAGGAGCTCGAGCTCACCTACCCCGCCCAGCACTACGACTCGGTGGTGACCGGCCGGTGGTCCGAGGACGAGAAGCAGTTCGTCGCCGAGGTGCTCCGGCGCTACCTCGAGCGCAACGACTACCCGCGGGTCGTCGCCCACGTCCCGCCGGAGGGGTACCGCGACGTCTGCGAGCGCGTCGAGGTCGACCTCGGAATGGAGTTCGAGTACACCGTCGAGGACCACCCGACGACCACCGAGTCGCTCGGCAACCTGATGCGGACGCTCGACGGCGAACTCAAGTTCGGCAAGCGCGAGCGCCAGCACAACACCGTCAAGGCCATCGCCGACTACCAGTTCGGGGACGGTGCGGGCGACGCCCTCTTCGAGGACGTGCAGACCGAGGCGCGCTACCCCAAGCTCCGGGTGCACGACCGCGAGGGGGAGCAGCTCGCGGCGATGGTGCCACAGTACGGCGTGCTCTCGTTCACCCTCGCCGGCGCGCGCCGGTGGGTCGAGTCGGACGCCCCGACCAAGCGCGTCGAGATCGACAGCTTCGCGCCCCACGGGAGCGTGCTCGCGCCGGGCGTGGTCGACGCCGACGACGACATCCGGGTCGGCGACGAGGTGGTCATCGAGGGACCGAAGGCGTTCGCCGTGGGTCGCGCCGAGATGTCCGGCCCGGAGATGGCCGAGAGCACCCGCGGCATCGCGGCGTCGGTCCGGCACGTCGAGGAGAAGTAGACCGGGCGTGGGGCGTCCGTCGGCTCCGGTCGGGGACGGACCGGCACCGGCGCGACGTTCGATTCAGTTTTCACTCGGCAGTCAGTAAATGCTCGGACGTATCCGTCGCATACCCCGCCGTATCCGGTGAATAACCTTGGTCCCGGACGGCGTACCCACGGCCGACATGGGCACACCGCAACTGGAGTTCGAGAGCGACGTCACCGACCGCGTCTACCGGTACGTCGAGCGCCACGGGTCGGCGACCCGCGAGGAGGTCCGCGACGCGGTCAGGGTCGAGGAGACCGTCGGCGCCAAGCCCCCGCGGTCGGGCACCGAGCCCGAGGGCCGGCTCTCGGTCCCGGAGTTCGGCGAGCACGTCGAGGAGCTGCTCGCCGACGGCCTGCTGACCGAGCGCGACGGCCGGCTCTGCGTCTCGCCCGACGCCGAGGAGCGGACCCACGGGGCCGAGGAGTTCGAGTACGTCACGCGACCGGCCCGCGAGGACGACCGCGAGGCGGTCGCCGGCCTCATCCGCGAGACCGCCGACGAGGGCGCCATCGTCGTCGACGAGCGCGTCGCCGACGTCGTCGGACGAACTCCGACGGGCAATCGGACGCAGTCCGATGACGCCATCGAGGGGGACGGCGCGCTCGTCCGGCTCAACGACCGCGAGTCCCGGATGTTCTTCGTGGCCGAGCTCCGGCGCGAGAACGACGGGGGCGCGAGCGAGGACGGGCGCGCCGACCGCGAGATAATCGGGTGGGTCCACCTCCAGGGGTTCGAGCTGCCGGCCCGGAGCCACACCGCGGAGCTGACCGTGGGCGTCGCCCCCGAGAACCGCGAACGGGGGGTCGGCGGGACGCTGCTCGAGCGCGGCATCGAGTGGGCCGAGGAGGAAGAGTGCATCAAGGTCTACCAGAGCCTGCCCGCGACCAACGAGGACGCGCTCGAGCTCCTCGACGAGCACGGCTGGGAGCGCGAGGCGACCCGGGCCGACCACTACGAGATCGACGGCGACCTCGTCGACGAGGTCCAGCTGACGACGCGGCTCGACGAGTAGCGACCGGGCCGGCTCGCGGGCGGAAAGCCCCGAGCGACCGTCACCGCTCGGCGAACACGCCGACGACCAGCCCGGCGAACAGCGCGGCGCCGGCGAGCGCGCTCGCTCGCCCGACCAGGACGACCGCCTCCGCCCCGGCCAGGGCGCCGCCGAGTTCCGCGACGAGGCCGGCGCCGACCAGCGCGATCGAGGCCAACGCAGTCCGGTCGGAGGCCCCGGGGAACGTCCCGACCGTCGGCGGGTAGAACTGGTAGGTCGCGCCGACGATGGTGAGGCCCAGGAACCCGAGGACGTTGAGCCGGAAGTGAGTCTCGATCAGCTCGAACCCCCTTCCGGCGAACGCGAAGTGAAGCCCGACGGCCACGCCGAGCGCGCCGGCCGCGACCCCCGTCAGGACCGCGTAGAACCCGACCCGGCGGCGCTCCGACCGGACGAACAGGACGGCGTAGGC containing:
- a CDS encoding helix-turn-helix domain-containing protein; amino-acid sequence: MSTIAQLGVPAEAFALRETLPRVSDVAVEAERVVAHDDGRVMPFVWASGDDLGEFEDALADDPSVENEQRLTELADGRFYRMEWVESVEVLLHSMTEHGAAVLKARGKGDRWHLRILFPDREAVSQTEDFSRDRELGIDVEQIHELDRRDTQGQFGLTTQQYEAVTTALETGYYNVPRGTSARDLADDLDISHQALSERLRRGHGNLVANALTVRMEPGEGEDEPERVVE
- a CDS encoding GNAT family N-acetyltransferase, yielding MGTPQLEFESDVTDRVYRYVERHGSATREEVRDAVRVEETVGAKPPRSGTEPEGRLSVPEFGEHVEELLADGLLTERDGRLCVSPDAEERTHGAEEFEYVTRPAREDDREAVAGLIRETADEGAIVVDERVADVVGRTPTGNRTQSDDAIEGDGALVRLNDRESRMFFVAELRRENDGGASEDGRADREIIGWVHLQGFELPARSHTAELTVGVAPENRERGVGGTLLERGIEWAEEEECIKVYQSLPATNEDALELLDEHGWEREATRADHYEIDGDLVDEVQLTTRLDE
- the arcS gene encoding archaeosine synthase subunit alpha, with amino-acid sequence MTDYFEVHERDGPARIAELRLADSVTTPAVADGLLADAGSLWTADRELPEGSDDVLTILPHRGFPSGTDEEVMESFAVEYPDVDYPSAAVVAPETADDYGADAYVLSGAQGFVGHGAGFRDAIIETREAIPGDSALYLPGVATPANVATLVYAGVDLVDTDRAVVAGTQGKYLTSEGTHYLEDLSELPCACPACRQPVSEFTREDCADHNVNALRAELGIVRERVRSGRLRDYIEGQARHDQWLTAAFREFDQQWSYLEQRTPVLRDAELSAATEDTIRRVEIQRFAERVTTRYRSRFDNPLVLVPCSATKPYSESQSHGQFHDAVQFRGHTVSMTSPIGVVPQELELTYPAQHYDSVVTGRWSEDEKQFVAEVLRRYLERNDYPRVVAHVPPEGYRDVCERVEVDLGMEFEYTVEDHPTTTESLGNLMRTLDGELKFGKRERQHNTVKAIADYQFGDGAGDALFEDVQTEARYPKLRVHDREGEQLAAMVPQYGVLSFTLAGARRWVESDAPTKRVEIDSFAPHGSVLAPGVVDADDDIRVGDEVVIEGPKAFAVGRAEMSGPEMAESTRGIAASVRHVEEK